One segment of Ricinus communis isolate WT05 ecotype wild-type chromosome 8, ASM1957865v1, whole genome shotgun sequence DNA contains the following:
- the LOC8276665 gene encoding photosystem II stability/assembly factor HCF136, chloroplastic, whose protein sequence is MASSTSAFTANIPFLNKSHSHSQSRFVPKASLNNVHLPHHHSLNRRQFLSQTATVSLPLLSSPLIIQQPANAEETLSEWERVYLPSDPGVVLLDIAFVPDDMNHGFLLGTRQTILETKDGGNTWVSRSIPSAEDEDFNYRFNSISFKGKEGWIVGKPAILLYTSDAGDSWQRIPLSAQLPGDMVYIKATGEKSAEMVTDQGAIYITSNGGYNWRAAVQETVSATLNRTVSSGISGASYYTGTFNTVNRSPDGNYVAVSSRGNFYLTWEPGQPFWQPHNRAVARRIQNMGWRADGGLWLLVRGGGLYLSKGTGISEDFEEISVQSRGFGILDVGYRSKDEAWAAGGSGILLRTTNGGKTWTRDKAADSIAANLYSVKFINDSKGFVLGNDGVLLRYLG, encoded by the exons aTGGCCTCTTCAACCTCTGCATTCACAGCCAACATTCCTTTCCTTAACAAATCACACTCTCACTCTCAGTCTCGCTTTGTACCCAAAGCTTCTCTCAACAACGTCCACCTACCCCACCACCACAGCCTTAATCGCAGACAATTCTTATCCCAAACAGCCACTGTGTCACTCCCTTTACTTTCGTCCCCTCTGATAATCCAGCAACCCGCAAATGCCGAAGAGACCCTTTCAGAATGGGAGAGAGTTTACCTCCCTAGCGACCCTGGAGTTGTCCTTCTTGACATCGCATTTGTCCCTGATGACATGAACCACGGTTTCCTTCTGGGTACTAGGCAAACCATCTTGGAGACGAAGGACGGCGGAAACACTTGGGTTTCGCGCTCCATACCATCAGCTGAAGATGAGGATTTCAATTACAGATTCAATTCCATTAGTTTTAAAGGGAAAGAAGGTTGGATTGTTGGCAAACCAGCCATTTTGTTGTACACCTCTGATGCTGGAGATAGTTGGCAAAGGATACCTCTCAGTGCTCAACTTCCTGGAGATATG GTATATATAAAAGCTACTGGAGAAAAAAGTGCTGAGATGGTGACTGACCAAGGTGCAATTTATATCACATCCAACGGGGGATACAATTGGAGGGCTGCAGTTCAAGAGACTGTTTCAGCTACTCTAAATAG AACAGTATCTAGTGGTATTAGTGGCGCAAGTTACTATACAGGAACCTTTAATACTGTCAACCGCTCTCCAGATGGAAACTATGTTGCTGTCTCAAGCCGTGGTAACTTCTATTTGACATGGGAACCTGGCCAG CCATTCTGGCAGCCACATAACAGAGCTGTTGCGAGACGAATTCAGAACATGGGATGGAGAGCTGATGGTGGTTTGTGGCTTCTTGTCCGAGGAGGGGGACTTTATCTCAGTAAAGGGACTGGA ATTTCAGAggattttgaagaaatttcaGTGCAAAGTCGGGGTTTCGGGATTCTAGATGTTGGATATCGTTCAAAG GATGAGGCTTGGGCTGCAGGGGGCAGTGGGATTCTGCTGAGAACTACCAATGGTGGCAAAACATGGACTCGCGATAAAGCAGCTGATAGTATTGCTGCAAATCTCTATTCAGTGAA GTTTATCAATGATAGCAAGGGTTTTGTGTTGGGAAATGATGGTGTGTTGCTTCGATATCTTGGATAA